The following are encoded together in the Thermococcus sp. genome:
- a CDS encoding ADP-specific glucokinase, whose product MDWNALYSSAFEGVRGRIGGVDRVLLAYNTNIDAIKYLDGRNLEERIEKAGKDEVLRYSDDLPERIEDVPQLLGSILWSIKRGKAAELFVESCSARFYMKHWGWDELRMGGQVGIMANLLGGVYGVPVIAHVPQLSRLQASLFKDGPIYVPKLEDGKVKLVHPKDFAGDEENCIHYIYEFPRGFKVFDFEAPRENRFIGSADDYNTTLFIRDEFREGFDEITESSSLTIISGLQALTKENYREPFEIIRGHLDVLNEREIPTHLEFAFTPDETVRKAILGLLGRFWSVGLNEVELASITEVMGEKKLAEKLLASDPVDPVAVTDAMLKLAGKTWVRRIHFHTYGYYLALTDYGGEFVRDALLFAALAAAAKAKLGEINSIDDVVKAMDVPVNGKAKPVEEALVREYGMRNGMAKVNGYQLTFVPTKIVEKPRSTVGIGDTISSSAFMGEFALR is encoded by the coding sequence ATGGACTGGAACGCTCTCTACTCATCCGCTTTTGAAGGCGTTAGGGGCAGGATTGGAGGGGTTGATAGGGTTCTTTTGGCCTACAACACCAACATCGACGCGATAAAGTACCTAGATGGAAGAAACCTGGAAGAGCGGATTGAAAAGGCCGGAAAGGATGAGGTCCTCCGCTACTCCGATGATCTTCCGGAAAGGATAGAGGACGTCCCCCAACTCCTCGGATCTATTCTATGGAGTATCAAGCGTGGAAAGGCCGCTGAGCTTTTCGTTGAAAGCTGTTCAGCTCGATTTTACATGAAGCATTGGGGCTGGGACGAGCTGAGGATGGGCGGCCAGGTCGGCATAATGGCCAACCTCCTCGGGGGGGTCTACGGTGTTCCGGTCATAGCTCACGTTCCCCAGCTTTCGAGGCTCCAGGCGAGCCTCTTCAAGGACGGGCCGATTTACGTTCCAAAGCTCGAAGATGGAAAGGTCAAGCTCGTTCACCCGAAGGACTTTGCCGGAGATGAGGAGAACTGCATCCACTACATCTACGAGTTCCCGCGCGGTTTCAAGGTCTTCGACTTCGAGGCGCCGCGGGAGAACCGCTTCATAGGCTCGGCCGACGACTACAACACGACCCTCTTCATCCGTGACGAGTTCAGGGAGGGTTTTGATGAGATAACCGAAAGCTCCTCCCTCACGATAATCAGCGGGCTTCAGGCCCTCACGAAGGAAAACTACCGTGAGCCTTTTGAGATAATCAGGGGGCACCTGGATGTTCTTAACGAACGGGAAATCCCCACTCACCTTGAGTTTGCATTTACTCCGGATGAAACCGTCAGAAAGGCAATCCTAGGCCTCCTTGGAAGGTTCTGGAGCGTTGGGCTGAACGAGGTCGAGCTGGCGTCGATAACGGAAGTGATGGGCGAGAAGAAGCTCGCTGAGAAGCTCCTCGCCAGTGACCCCGTTGACCCTGTGGCCGTTACAGATGCCATGCTCAAGCTCGCAGGGAAGACCTGGGTGAGGAGGATACACTTCCACACCTACGGCTACTACCTTGCTCTGACTGACTACGGGGGGGAATTCGTCAGAGACGCACTCCTCTTTGCGGCTTTGGCAGCCGCTGCGAAGGCAAAGCTTGGAGAGATAAACTCGATAGATGACGTGGTTAAAGCCATGGACGTCCCGGTCAACGGGAAGGCTAAACCTGTGGAGGAGGCGCTGGTGAGAGAATACGGTATGAGAAACGGAATGGCAAAGGTCAACGGTTATCAGCTG